One Vigna unguiculata cultivar IT97K-499-35 chromosome 7, ASM411807v1, whole genome shotgun sequence genomic region harbors:
- the LOC114189773 gene encoding bZIP transcription factor TGA10-like codes for MGFSIAIELEAAQQQQEQETKFLSSSLNIMASSTVKTTNSTTQLEPLPPHLHHQQPPHHFHHHHHHHQIPDQQISFGMMPSSSSHSIPANYLSKDSGAYDLGELDQAFFLYLDGQADPSSVQDQRQNSSSGMRPPPTLNIFPSQPMHAVPPPNSKVSMELPSTQTSGSKRPGSSITKPNPHTEAPSAPEPPKAVKREGNRKGATSSSEQEAPKTPDPKTLRRLAQNREAARKSRLRKKAYVQQLESSRIKLNQLEQELQRARAQGILMGGNALLGGDQGFPMAMTGISSEAAMFDVEYTRWLEEHQRIVCELRGAVQEHLHENELRLYVDNCLAHYDQVMNLKSIVAKTDVFHLVFGMWKTPAERCFMWIGGFRPSELIKIILGQIEPLTEQQILGICGLQQSTQEAEEALSQGLDALNQSLSDTLTSDSLWCPPNMTNYMGQMAVAMNKLSTLESFARQADNLRHQTIHRLQQLLTTRQAARCLVAISEYFHRLRALSSLWFTRPRQD; via the exons ATGGGGTTCTCCATAGCTATCGAATTAGAAGCAGCACAGCAACAACAAGAGCAAGAGACAAAGTTTTTAAGCTCCTCTCTGAATATCATGGCTTCTTCAACTGTTAAGACCACCAACTCAACAACTCAACTTGAACCACTCCCTCCACATCTTCATCATCAACAACCACcacatcattttcatcatcatcatcatcatcatcaaatacCAGACCAACAAATCTCCTTTGGGATGATGCCATCTTCCTCATCACACTCTATCCCTGCAAATTACTT AAGCAAAGATTCTGGAGCTTATGATCTGGGAGAATTGGATCAAgccttttttttatatcttgaTGGTCAAGCTGACCCTTCTAGTGTTCAAGACCAAAGAC AGAACTCATCATCAGGAATGAGGCCACCACCAACTCTCAATATTTTCCCATCTCAGCCTATGCACGCAGTGCCACCACCCAATTCCAAG GTTAGCATGGAGTTACCCTCCACGCAAACCAGTGGCTCCAAGAGACCAGGGTCATCCATAACCAAGCCCAACCCTCACACTGAAGCTCCCTCAGCACCTGAACCACCGAAAGCTGTAAAG CGAGAGGGAAATCGCAAGGGAGCAACCTCAAGTTCTGAGCAGGAAGCACCCAAAACACCAGATCCTAAG ACACTGAGAAGACTTGCTCAGAATAGAGAAGCAGCAAGAAAAAGCAGGCTCAGAAAAAAG GCGTACGTTCAGCAGCTAGAGTCAAGTAGAATTAAGCTTAATCAGCTAGAACAAGAGTTGCAGCGTGCAAGAGCTCAA GGCATATTAATGGGTGGAAATGCCCTTCTGGGAGGTGACCAAGGCTTTCCTATGGCTATGACTGGCATTAGCTCAG AGGCTGCAATGTTTGACGTGGAATATACGAGATGGTTAGAGGAGCACCAGCGTATAGTGTGCGAGCTAAGAGGTGCAGTGCAAGAACACCTCCATGAAAACGAGCTTCGATTATACGTGGACAATTGTTTGGCTCACTACGACCAAGTAATGAATCTCAAGAGCATAGTGGCCAAAACAGACGTATTCCACCTTGTTTTCGGCATGTGGAAGACCCCAGCCGAACGTTGCTTCATGTGGATCGGTGGTTTCAGACCCTCCGAACTCATCAAG ATTATTCTGGGTCAAATTGAGCCTCTCACAGAGCAACAGATACTTGGGATATGTGGGTTGCAACAATCCACACAAGAGGCAGAAGAGGCTCTTTCACAAGGGCTTGATGCCCTAAACCAATCTCTCTCGGACACTTTAACTTCAGACTCTCTCTGGTGTCCTCCAAATATGACTAACTACATGGGACAGATGGCTGTGGCAATGAACAAACTCTCCACCCTTGAAAGTTTTGCGAGACAG GCTGATAATCTGAGGCACCAAACCATTCACCGTCTGCAGCAACTGCTAACCACGCGCCAAGCCGCAAGGTGTTTGGTGGCCATTTCTGAGTACTTCCATCGTCTTCGAGCTCTGAGTTCTCTCTGGTTCACGCGCCCTCGCCAAGACTAG